From one Leptospira stimsonii genomic stretch:
- a CDS encoding LIC10183 family protein gives MIDLTNDPLKFGDLVLDSANDDLMTDSNSIRIVLSEIREMFEMTVADDLDYPEIYSRQRAAANSTEYSDQAGRIRDAERILRFHPAIDSQSIEVSLNFENRILVNFRLRTGEVLKGFVMGS, from the coding sequence ATGATAGACTTGACCAACGATCCTTTAAAATTCGGTGATCTGGTATTGGATTCGGCTAACGACGATTTAATGACTGATTCTAATTCGATCCGAATCGTTCTTTCCGAAATACGAGAAATGTTCGAAATGACCGTTGCCGACGACCTTGATTATCCGGAAATTTATAGCAGACAAAGGGCCGCGGCGAATTCGACGGAGTATTCTGATCAAGCCGGAAGAATTCGAGATGCAGAGAGGATTCTCAGATTCCATCCGGCTATCGATTCACAATCGATAGAAGTAAGTTTAAATTTTGAAAACAGGATTTTGGTAAACTTTCGACTCAGGACCGGAGAGGTGTTAAAGGGATTCGTTATGGGTTCCTAG
- a CDS encoding baseplate J/gp47 family protein, with the protein MNLNTTKEQVLNDHLQAVKSSGVFKNHTFSPTSKTFSLIRALSNAVFLFIDSELISIQKAIHPHTAEDDSLHEHLIRRGMQWKPALPAILKVRIGSSVQPMIDREIPQALVVTTSGPEDQRIRFFLQESLILPAGVASDAQGKYTIEALVQCALDGPIGNVVPSSITLIENPPDGIDYVANFEVTQVQQGQLRETRTSVRSRLMNAEGVSSKWTSAWYISEAESFPFIKRAIFKSAKVLNTDGEVKILLQGSVGPLSDSQLNQLKNHFNAEENDPGGVAHVLVENINEVVINKTVTVKFSSSDTIPSQSVLDQIREEYFLSLSEGQDFIDSQLRALYQTLPNCIDVEFNPLGNVDVPVGSLASAGSSFQVLGAVYA; encoded by the coding sequence GTGAATTTAAACACAACAAAAGAACAAGTTTTAAACGATCATTTACAAGCCGTCAAGAGTTCGGGCGTATTTAAGAATCATACCTTTAGCCCGACTTCGAAAACGTTTTCTTTGATCCGTGCACTTTCTAACGCGGTATTTCTTTTTATCGATTCGGAACTGATTTCGATCCAGAAAGCGATCCATCCCCATACCGCCGAAGACGACTCGCTTCACGAACACTTGATTCGAAGAGGAATGCAATGGAAGCCCGCTTTGCCAGCTATCCTTAAAGTAAGAATCGGCTCCTCGGTTCAACCGATGATCGACCGTGAGATTCCGCAAGCTTTGGTTGTTACAACTTCAGGTCCGGAGGATCAAAGGATTCGTTTTTTTTTGCAAGAATCCCTGATTCTTCCTGCAGGAGTCGCTTCCGATGCACAAGGGAAATATACGATCGAAGCCCTCGTGCAATGCGCGTTAGATGGTCCCATCGGCAACGTGGTTCCTTCATCGATCACGTTAATTGAAAATCCTCCGGATGGAATTGACTACGTTGCAAACTTTGAAGTAACACAGGTTCAACAAGGACAACTGAGAGAAACTAGAACTTCCGTCCGTTCCAGATTAATGAACGCCGAGGGAGTTTCTTCCAAATGGACTTCTGCTTGGTATATTTCAGAAGCGGAAAGTTTTCCATTTATCAAAAGAGCAATCTTTAAGAGTGCAAAGGTTTTAAACACTGACGGTGAAGTAAAAATTCTTCTTCAAGGCTCCGTCGGACCTCTATCCGATTCTCAATTGAATCAATTAAAGAATCATTTTAATGCGGAGGAAAACGATCCGGGAGGAGTTGCTCACGTATTGGTAGAGAATATAAACGAAGTTGTGATCAATAAAACGGTGACCGTAAAATTTTCCTCTTCGGATACGATTCCAAGTCAATCCGTATTGGATCAGATTAGAGAGGAATATTTTCTCTCTTTATCGGAAGGCCAAGACTTCATCGACTCGCAACTAAGAGCTTTGTATCAAACATTACCTAACTGCATCGATGTGGAATTTAATCCGCTCGGCAATGTGGATGTCCCGGTGGGTTCATTAGCGAGCGCTGGATCAAGCTTTCAAGTTTTAGGAGCCGTTTATGCCTGA